One stretch of Chryseobacterium indologenes DNA includes these proteins:
- the traM gene encoding conjugative transposon protein TraM: MKDSNKIKVTEGESQEREKEAEILQKFPLERFKKPIIYFLMAVVCAGCLYLIFKPNEDNVIEGSGFNAGIPQAKDDQLQSDKQKVYEQQLLEQKNEEKRNAMTSLSDYWSDPSNIGQNSGQTPLTADPNSLSQSNQNAVKSYSNAQNTLRSFYGRDEQEVANLRKEINRLKNEASQNSSVPVGLGVNDQLALMEKSYQMAAKYLPQNNNKEEFGTGEVNDEQAGSNKVLLTAVRPAYLNVVSSLYREPSDSAFLAGLNDRRIFGIQDDVKNTVRLKNAIDAVVHKTTTMTNESTLSIRLLESMLLAHTEIPKGTLLKATGKFQGGRLQLKISSIEYKGSVYPVEVNVHDNDGQPGLYVPYSPEQNAVTDIVGSMGQNSGTNIMMTRSAGQQIAADLSRGAVQGLSGYFQKKVRQPKVTVKAGHQVLLVPKK, encoded by the coding sequence ATGAAAGATTCAAATAAAATCAAGGTCACGGAGGGCGAATCGCAGGAACGGGAAAAAGAAGCAGAAATTCTGCAGAAATTTCCGTTGGAACGATTTAAAAAGCCGATCATTTATTTTCTGATGGCTGTTGTATGTGCGGGATGCCTTTACCTCATCTTTAAACCAAACGAGGATAATGTCATTGAAGGATCAGGCTTCAATGCGGGGATACCACAGGCCAAGGATGATCAGCTGCAATCTGATAAACAGAAGGTCTATGAACAGCAGCTGCTGGAGCAAAAAAATGAAGAGAAGAGAAATGCGATGACTAGCCTGTCAGATTATTGGAGCGATCCGAGCAACATAGGTCAGAATTCAGGTCAGACCCCATTGACCGCCGATCCAAACAGTTTGTCACAGTCCAATCAGAATGCCGTCAAAAGCTACAGCAATGCACAAAATACATTGCGTTCTTTCTACGGCAGAGATGAGCAGGAAGTGGCCAACCTCAGAAAAGAAATCAACAGGTTAAAGAATGAAGCTTCACAAAACAGTTCAGTTCCTGTAGGACTTGGGGTCAATGACCAGCTGGCGCTTATGGAAAAATCCTATCAGATGGCAGCCAAATATCTGCCTCAAAATAACAATAAGGAAGAATTTGGGACGGGTGAAGTTAATGATGAGCAAGCTGGTAGCAATAAAGTACTGCTCACCGCAGTAAGACCCGCTTACTTGAATGTAGTCTCTTCTTTATACAGGGAGCCGTCAGACAGTGCGTTTTTAGCGGGTCTGAATGATCGCAGGATATTTGGGATCCAGGATGATGTGAAAAATACCGTACGATTGAAAAATGCCATCGATGCAGTTGTTCATAAGACAACGACCATGACGAATGAAAGTACTTTATCGATCAGACTCTTGGAAAGTATGCTTCTGGCACATACAGAAATTCCTAAAGGAACCTTACTCAAGGCCACCGGTAAATTCCAGGGTGGGAGACTGCAGCTGAAAATTTCGTCGATAGAATATAAGGGCAGCGTTTATCCTGTGGAGGTCAATGTGCATGATAATGATGGGCAACCCGGTCTGTATGTTCCTTACTCGCCCGAACAAAATGCAGTGACCGACATTGTAGGGAGTATGGGTCAAAACTCCGGGACCAACATTATGATGACAAGGTCGGCAGGTCAGCAGATCGCTGCGGACCTAAGCAGGGGAGCTGTACAGGGTCTGTCGGGCTACTTCCAGAAGAAGGTCAGACAACCAAAGGTTACCGTAAAGGCAGGGCATCAG